GAGTTGTCAGTGCCACAGTTTGCTACAAAAACCATTGCGCTGCCTCTTGCTGGATACGATATCTGAAAAGGAGTCAACCAGTTGAGCAGCTAAGCCACTTGGATCATCAATCAGGGTTTGAACAAAGGTGTTGACCACCCTTCGTTCCTGCTCAGTTGCTCTCAAGCTAAACCATGTTAAAAATTTCAGCCTGAAATCCTGTTTAATGTGACCTTCACATTCCAACCACCGAATGATCTTCACACAGTATTCAAAATTCTCATCCAAGCACCCTGTTCCTTCGGTGACACACAATGGTGACCCATTTGTTAGAATGCTATTGCAGTCATGTGTATCTTCGTTTGTGGCTAGTGACCTTGCTAGCACTTCTGCAGATGCACCATGTGCCCAGTTCTGAGAGTCACCACTACCATGTGATCTTGCTATACCATTCTTCCCAGTGCCATGAGAGAGAGCATCATCCTGAACTAAAGTGTTGTCCTCGTCATCCCTAGAGGATGAAGGAGGGGTGAGCTCCTCATTGAGATCAGGCACTGAAGCGACATTCAAGTCTGGAACAGCTGGCAGCTGATCCTTGGAAATTTCCAGAGGCTTAATCATATCATTAACTTGACAACATTCATCTATGTCTATCCCAGAAATGCCCTCAAGGCAGCCCTGTTCTTGAGCTTGAACCAGGTGCAGGATCTTCCCAAGGTCTCGGACCTTGAAGCTGGAAGAACATTCAATGGCTGCTGCAGTGTTAGGCTCCACCCTGACTTCAGAACTTCCTCCATTTTCAGATTTCGGGGCATGCGAACTGGGATTCTTTTGAATTATCTCAATGCTCTTGGTAAAACATTTTGCCTCAGAATGTCCCAAGTCACCAGCTTCTGTGTACGAAATTATCCTAAAGGAGTACTCTGTGCATGGTTGCAGGTTGGATATCAAAATCTTTCTCTCTGTCCTGGGGAAAACACAAATAGGCTCTTTTGGGTGTGTCTCATTTCTGCTCTTGCAATACCACAACTTGTATCCCTCGATATCATTAACTGATGTGGCGGATAATTCTATCAAAACAAGCACAACTGAAGAAGCTGTCACTTCTTCAAAGTGAAATCTACAAGCTGCAGGAAGTGATCCCTCTGCCAATtggaaaagagaggaaaaacaGGAGTTCGTCATGTTCATAACTATAGATCAGAGGAAAAAGTCTCTTTActgaatttttttctctttattgtaGATCTGTCATCTGTGCGcattctatatttcttatatttttagaatGTTATGTCACAACCGCAGTCCCACAAAATCCACCAAAGCCCTAAAGCATAAATTCTCTGTTCATTCATGTCCAACATAAATACATGTAACTCATTTCTAAACAATTAACTACTTTTTTgcctaaaaattatttgataggaGATGCttcttaaatataatattctcCTTGCCTCATTCACCAACACCGCTCCCCAAGCATCCTACTTTCTCAATCTCTATTGTTCTTTCTTTTGGT
The sequence above is a segment of the Diospyros lotus cultivar Yz01 chromosome 7, ASM1463336v1, whole genome shotgun sequence genome. Coding sequences within it:
- the LOC127806043 gene encoding VIN3-like protein 1 — translated: MSEQPPKTSKKTLKNQELRKMSSSAKDQPSSRKHQRKGQNPVRIPPATGCQDFGCSNSWICKNSACRAVLSIDDTFCKRCSCCICHLFDDNKDPSLWLVCTSESGNKDSCGLSCHIECALQHQKVGVVDLGQLMQLDGSYCCASCGKVSGILGCWKKQLNLAKDARRVDVLCYRIFLSYRLLDGTSKFKELHEIVSDVKAKLETEVGPVNGLSVKMARGIVSRLSIAGEVQRLCTLAIDKADEWLGAVSDTNNYREGSLPAACRFHFEEVTASSVVLVLIELSATSVNDIEGYKLWYCKSRNETHPKEPICVFPRTERKILISNLQPCTEYSFRIISYTEAGDLGHSEAKCFTKSIEIIQKNPSSHAPKSENGGSSEVRVEPNTAAAIECSSSFKVRDLGKILHLVQAQEQGCLEGISGIDIDECCQVNDMIKPLEISKDQLPAVPDLNVASVPDLNEELTPPSSSRDDEDNTLVQDDALSHGTGKNGIARSHGSGDSQNWAHGASAEVLARSLATNEDTHDCNSILTNGSPLCVTEGTGCLDENFEYCVKIIRWLECEGHIKQDFRLKFLTWFSLRATEQERRVVNTFVQTLIDDPSGLAAQLVDSFSDIVSSKRQRNGFCSKLWH